A stretch of the Elusimicrobiota bacterium genome encodes the following:
- a CDS encoding TrpB-like pyridoxal phosphate-dependent enzyme produces the protein MDQIKILLSEKDIPAKWYNIQADLPKPLPPVIHPGTKKPIGPEDLAPIFPMELIKQEVSQERWIEIPEEIRDIYKLWRPAPLYRAKRLEKALDTPAKIYYKYEGVSPVGSHKTNTAIAQAYYNKKEGTKRLATETGAGQWGSALSLACNYFGLKCTVYMVKVSFHQKPYRKSLMQVYGAEVFASPSDKTKSGREILAKNPDSSGSLGIAISEAVEDAVSNNDTKYSLGSVLNHVLLHQSVVGLEAKKQMEMAGDYPDVVIACVGGGSNFGGIAFPFLMDKLQGKKKNLRAVAVEPHACPSLTKGPYAYDFGDTAGLTPLIKMYTLGHTFVPEPIHAGGLRYHGMAAIVSMLYNEKIIEAVAYHQNPVFEAAIKFARTEGILPAPESAHAIKAAIDEAEKAKEAGEKKVILFNLSGHGHFDMTAYDNYLAGKLVDFEYPFDKVREALNHLPKF, from the coding sequence ATGGATCAAATCAAAATCTTGCTTAGCGAAAAAGATATCCCTGCAAAATGGTACAACATACAAGCCGACTTGCCTAAACCCCTGCCTCCGGTTATTCATCCGGGAACAAAAAAACCAATCGGCCCTGAAGACTTGGCGCCGATTTTTCCTATGGAACTAATTAAGCAGGAAGTCAGCCAGGAACGATGGATAGAAATCCCGGAAGAAATAAGGGACATTTATAAACTTTGGAGGCCTGCGCCTCTTTACAGGGCAAAAAGACTTGAAAAAGCTTTGGATACTCCTGCAAAAATTTATTACAAATACGAAGGGGTAAGCCCTGTAGGCAGCCATAAAACTAATACTGCGATTGCCCAGGCTTACTACAATAAAAAAGAAGGCACTAAGCGCCTTGCAACCGAGACAGGGGCTGGCCAATGGGGTTCAGCTTTATCGTTGGCCTGTAATTATTTCGGATTAAAATGTACAGTATATATGGTTAAAGTTTCTTTCCATCAAAAACCTTACAGAAAATCTCTTATGCAGGTATACGGCGCAGAAGTTTTTGCAAGCCCGTCTGACAAAACTAAGTCCGGAAGAGAAATACTGGCAAAAAACCCTGATTCAAGCGGCTCTCTCGGAATAGCTATATCGGAAGCAGTTGAAGACGCAGTTTCCAACAACGATACAAAATATTCTTTGGGAAGCGTTTTAAACCATGTGTTGTTGCATCAATCTGTCGTAGGCCTTGAAGCAAAAAAGCAGATGGAAATGGCAGGAGATTATCCTGACGTAGTTATAGCCTGCGTCGGCGGCGGCTCAAATTTTGGCGGAATCGCTTTTCCTTTCCTTATGGACAAATTGCAGGGAAAAAAGAAAAACTTAAGGGCTGTTGCGGTTGAACCTCACGCGTGCCCAAGCCTTACCAAAGGGCCCTATGCTTACGATTTCGGCGATACGGCAGGGCTTACTCCACTAATCAAAATGTACACTTTAGGCCATACATTTGTTCCGGAACCAATCCATGCCGGCGGCCTTCGCTATCACGGAATGGCAGCGATTGTCTCCATGCTTTATAACGAAAAAATAATTGAAGCTGTTGCATACCATCAAAATCCTGTTTTTGAAGCCGCAATAAAGTTCGCCCGTACCGAAGGGATACTGCCTGCCCCGGAATCGGCGCATGCCATTAAAGCTGCGATAGATGAGGCCGAAAAAGCAAAAGAAGCCGGAGAAAAAAAGGTAATACTTTTTAACTTGTCCGGCCACGGACATTTTGATATGACAGCTTATGACAATTACCTTGCAGGCAAACTTGTTGATTTTGAATATCCTTTTGATAAAGTGCGGGAAGCCCTTAATCACCTGCCTAAATTTTAA
- a CDS encoding HNH endonuclease, whose translation MSSDVLVLNRNFYAVQITSWQRALTLLYIGHASVVDQEYNTYSFEDWQQLSNAIDSHPAGFIHTPSFKIAIPEVIALKLYDKLPLMEVRFTRRNLYEHYKYRCCYCGKKFTSQELNLEHVVPRSRGGKTCWENVVTSCISCNVKKANKLPPEAGMALLVNPSKPKWRGNLSLIFQSPVKMRASWQRFIDNVYWNQELERDNN comes from the coding sequence ATGAGCAGTGATGTTTTAGTATTAAACCGCAATTTTTATGCTGTCCAGATAACTTCTTGGCAAAGAGCGTTGACCCTTTTATATATAGGGCATGCCTCCGTTGTTGACCAGGAGTATAATACCTATTCTTTTGAAGATTGGCAGCAACTTTCAAACGCTATTGATTCCCACCCGGCCGGGTTTATTCATACCCCTAGCTTTAAAATAGCGATTCCTGAAGTTATCGCCTTGAAACTATACGATAAGCTTCCTTTGATGGAAGTCCGCTTTACACGCAGAAATTTATACGAACACTATAAATACCGCTGCTGTTACTGCGGAAAAAAATTTACTTCGCAGGAACTGAATCTTGAGCACGTTGTGCCCAGAAGCCGCGGCGGAAAAACCTGCTGGGAAAATGTGGTTACTTCTTGCATAAGTTGCAATGTTAAAAAAGCCAACAAACTCCCTCCTGAAGCAGGAATGGCGCTATTAGTTAATCCTTCCAAGCCCAAATGGAGAGGAAACCTTTCTCTTATATTTCAATCACCTGTCAAAATGCGCGCATCCTGGCAGCGTTTTATAGATAATGTGTACTGGAACCAGGAGCTGGAAAGAGACAACAATTAA